In Harmonia axyridis chromosome 6, icHarAxyr1.1, whole genome shotgun sequence, a single window of DNA contains:
- the LOC123682257 gene encoding class A basic helix-loop-helix protein 15-like isoform X1, giving the protein MVLRRRVAGIRISRMRSLEISTPWPEEEDDVEVEDMELSKHDGRDDLTESSSDEAVGRKRRKNGGSASSGSASSGTTTRRRKTCISARERNLRRLESNERERMRMHSLNDAFEQLREVIPHIKMERKLSKIETLTLAKNYIMALTNVICEMRGEEKHYTFQDVESDTNIELEPTTEDISREQNNNSMFQQNLENQQENESMNSR; this is encoded by the exons atttcgaGGATGCGATCCCTTGAGATATCCACTCCTTGGCCTGAGGAAGAGGATGATGTGGAAGTAGAAGATATGGAGCTTAGCAAACATGACGGAAGGGATGATCTCACAGAATCTAGTAGCGATGAAGCAGTTGgtagaaaaagaaggaaaaacgGAG GTAGCGCATCTAGTGGTAGTGCGTCAAGTGGTACGACGACGAGGCGAAGGAAAACCTGTATAAGTGCGAgagagagaaatttaagaagactGGAAAGCAATGAGAGGGAAAGAATGAGGATGCACTCGCTCAATGATGCCTTCGAG CAACTCAGAGAAGTTATACCACACATTAAAATGGAGAGGAAGCTTTCCAAAATAGAAACACTAACATTAGCTAAAAATTATATAATGGCTCTCACAAACGTCATTTGTGAAATGAGAGGCGAAGAAAAACATTACAC attccAAGATGTAGAAAGTGATACGAATATAGAATTAGAGCCAACAACGGAAGACATCAGTAGAGAACAAAATAACAACTCGATGTTCCAACAGAACCTAGAAAATCAACAAGAAAACGAATCTATGAATTCACGTTGA
- the LOC123682257 gene encoding class A basic helix-loop-helix protein 15-like isoform X2 yields the protein MRSLEISTPWPEEEDDVEVEDMELSKHDGRDDLTESSSDEAVGRKRRKNGGSASSGSASSGTTTRRRKTCISARERNLRRLESNERERMRMHSLNDAFEQLREVIPHIKMERKLSKIETLTLAKNYIMALTNVICEMRGEEKHYTFQDVESDTNIELEPTTEDISREQNNNSMFQQNLENQQENESMNSR from the exons ATGCGATCCCTTGAGATATCCACTCCTTGGCCTGAGGAAGAGGATGATGTGGAAGTAGAAGATATGGAGCTTAGCAAACATGACGGAAGGGATGATCTCACAGAATCTAGTAGCGATGAAGCAGTTGgtagaaaaagaaggaaaaacgGAG GTAGCGCATCTAGTGGTAGTGCGTCAAGTGGTACGACGACGAGGCGAAGGAAAACCTGTATAAGTGCGAgagagagaaatttaagaagactGGAAAGCAATGAGAGGGAAAGAATGAGGATGCACTCGCTCAATGATGCCTTCGAG CAACTCAGAGAAGTTATACCACACATTAAAATGGAGAGGAAGCTTTCCAAAATAGAAACACTAACATTAGCTAAAAATTATATAATGGCTCTCACAAACGTCATTTGTGAAATGAGAGGCGAAGAAAAACATTACAC attccAAGATGTAGAAAGTGATACGAATATAGAATTAGAGCCAACAACGGAAGACATCAGTAGAGAACAAAATAACAACTCGATGTTCCAACAGAACCTAGAAAATCAACAAGAAAACGAATCTATGAATTCACGTTGA